The sequence TGCGTTCAATAATCCCATCTTCTTCTAATTCACGTAATTGACGAATTAACATTCGTTGTGTGACTTGAGGCATATATTTATTTAATTCACTTAGTCGTAGTGGTTCATAATGTAATAAATGCCAAACAATAGGAATTTTCCATTTCCCCCCAATTACTGAAATTGCTAAATCTTTTGGATTATAAAATCCTCTATCTTTATATAAATACATACTTCATCATCTCCTCCTTTATTGTATCATAAGTATCAAATATCTTTTTTTCTGTAAAACCTCTTTTTTCGTCAGTATGCTCTTTTATTTATTTTATAAAAAAACCTAGGATAGAGATCCTAGGTTTCTATTTAGAGGTTTTTCAGAGTGGAAGAATAGTCTAGAAAGATTTTTTAGTTGGAA comes from Catellicoccus marimammalium M35/04/3 and encodes:
- a CDS encoding winged helix-turn-helix transcriptional regulator is translated as MYLYKDRGFYNPKDLAISVIGGKWKIPIVWHLLHYEPLRLSELNKYMPQVTQRMLIRQLRELEEDGIIERTVYPVVPPKVEYHLTEIGHELAPVVDTICDWGEEFVKKNQLEEVDELPPVF